AATAAAATTTCACCGTGAGAGGGTTGCACAAGTCCGAGAATTCCTTTGATGAGTGAACTTTTGCCTGATCCGTTGGGTCCAATGATGGAAAGAATCTTCCCCGCTTCGGTTTGAAAGTTTATATCTTTGACTGCAACAGAATTAACTCCATAACTGATCGTTAGATTTTTTACTTCTATCATATTCGTTCCTTCATCCTAGGATGTTGGTCTTCAAATTCAATGGGTGTTACTATAGGGAATGCTTTTTCGATTCCTTGTAAAAAAAGAACTACTGGTGATTCATATAAAACCATGAGGAAAGGATACACGGCAATCCAGTATCCAAAGAAATGAATGGTTTTATGGGGAACATCACCGATATGGTCCTTATCCAAATCGTAACCTTCATAATGATCCCAATAGTTATTTATAAACTCATTGGTGGTAGATTTTGTATTGGTACTTACATCAAAGACGTTTTTAATAAAATTATTGTCTTTGATTTGATTATGGTCAGTGTTTCCTAAAATTTTAATTCCCCATCCATTGTTGATGAAGTCATTCTTTAAAAATTCAATATTAGTAATCCCATCTGCAAAAACGGCAATCGTATTTCCTTCAAATCGATTTTTTAAAAGTTTACTATCAGCAATATCTTTGAGTAAAATCCCGTTGGAACTTTCTCCCCAATTTTCAATAAACTGGTTTTCTTCCATGGTAATGTTTTTGCTATACATGACCGCGACACCGGCAGAATTATTCTTAAAAATATTTTTACTGAATTGATTATGCCCAGAAAACATAAAATGCATTCCATAACGAATGTTTTCTTCTGATTGATTTCCTTCTATTTTTAAGTTTTCGGAGAATTCTAAATAAATACCATCACGATGCTTTTGTAATTGATTCCCAATAATTTTGTTATGGTTTGAAGACCAAAGATGAATTCCATTTCCACCAAGTACTTCGTTTTCTGCATTTCCTATGGATATATTATCTTTGAGAGTGCAACCATTTGTTTCAGCTAGATAAAATCCATATACATTGTCTTCTAAGACTAGATTTTCAAAAAAACAATCTTTAATCTTTTCTGAATACACACCGGCAAATTCACTTAAGTCAGAGATTCCACTTCCTATGATTTTTAAATTTTGGAGATGAACTCCATTTGCATAAACCCCAAATACATGATTTTGTTTTAATCCATCAATAACAACTCCTGTTTCTCCTACGATGGATATGGATTTGGTAATGGGTAAAAATCCTTCTTTATATATTCCGGATTGGATTTTGATTGTATCTCCGTTTTGTGATAGAGAAATTGCTTTTTTGACGGAATTAACAGGACAATTTGTACATACGGAAATAGTTTTTGAATTTAGTTCTGTTAAATTAAAAAATAATAATATAAAAAAAAGAATTAGGCTTTTAGAAGATAAAATGAAAAGGTTTTGTGACCTTTTTAAAATTCTTGGTATTTTGTATTTGAATTGGTTATTGGAATTGAGCAGAGTCTTCATGAGTTTTAAAAGCAGCAAGTCCAGCTCCCATTGGAGAACGGATTTTGGTTGAATGGATGATGATCGCTTTATCTTTTGAAAGGAATTCTTTTGTATTTAAGTAGTTGGTAACCCAAATGTTTTGAATTTCTAAATTCTTTTGTTTTTGAAACTGATCCATACATTCAATGGCATCGAAGTGGTATCTTTTACCTTTGTACGTAATGAGTTGGGTATGGAATCTCATATCTACAATATTCATAGAACAATGGCTGCATTTTATTTCACCTACTGTCAGTCTTTCTGGTTGTACTTCCCCACAGCCTATGAGTGTAGCTGTGAGGAAAATAGAAACTAGTTTAAGGATTTTAAACCACATTGGATTTTTTCCTTTGTTTTTCATCCCAAAGGATATACACCAATACAATAAGACTTAGTCCAAGAATTATACCACCATAAGAAGGGTAACTACAAGCTGTGATGTTTAACATTTCTTTGCAGCCAAGCAGTGGAGGTTGGTAGGCCATACCCTCTACAATGATAGGAGCATCTGGATTTAAGTTGTGTCCATAGTTGTATTCCCATCTCCAAAAATCAGCAAGTCCAACAATTCCTACAATAATCAAGTTGATGATCCCAAGAATTGCCATCCCTACTTTAGGATAGAGCCCTGTGATGAGAGCACCAAAGATCAAATAACCAAGGACATACGGCATAAAAAGAAGTTCCGGAATGGATTCTGAAACAATTTCTTGCATACCAATGTAATGATTTAAGAGATTGATGTTTTTTAAATCATAAGGTGTGGCACCAGTGATTTTGCTAATCCAAATATGCATCCCAAGTCCTTCTGGATATTGCGGAGCCGAAATGGAAATAGACCAAATAGGAATCACATAAACTGCAACAAGTATCAAACCAACCCCTAAGATTAGGAGTCGGTTTTTTTTACTTAAACTTTGGAAAAGTAAACCTTTCATACAAGTTATGGACTAACTCGG
This genomic window from Leptospira brenneri contains:
- a CDS encoding nitrous oxide reductase accessory protein NosL, which codes for MWFKILKLVSIFLTATLIGCGEVQPERLTVGEIKCSHCSMNIVDMRFHTQLITYKGKRYHFDAIECMDQFQKQKNLEIQNIWVTNYLNTKEFLSKDKAIIIHSTKIRSPMGAGLAAFKTHEDSAQFQ
- a CDS encoding nitrous oxide reductase family maturation protein NosD, with translation MKTLLNSNNQFKYKIPRILKRSQNLFILSSKSLILFFILLFFNLTELNSKTISVCTNCPVNSVKKAISLSQNGDTIKIQSGIYKEGFLPITKSISIVGETGVVIDGLKQNHVFGVYANGVHLQNLKIIGSGISDLSEFAGVYSEKIKDCFFENLVLEDNVYGFYLAETNGCTLKDNISIGNAENEVLGGNGIHLWSSNHNKIIGNQLQKHRDGIYLEFSENLKIEGNQSEENIRYGMHFMFSGHNQFSKNIFKNNSAGVAVMYSKNITMEENQFIENWGESSNGILLKDIADSKLLKNRFEGNTIAVFADGITNIEFLKNDFINNGWGIKILGNTDHNQIKDNNFIKNVFDVSTNTKSTTNEFINNYWDHYEGYDLDKDHIGDVPHKTIHFFGYWIAVYPFLMVLYESPVVLFLQGIEKAFPIVTPIEFEDQHPRMKERI